A genomic segment from Aegilops tauschii subsp. strangulata cultivar AL8/78 chromosome 1, Aet v6.0, whole genome shotgun sequence encodes:
- the LOC109743136 gene encoding uncharacterized protein, with protein sequence MARELSKENLEWVLMQAMMAAKNVRTQRDRLLELHRRLERHRAAPAPTPADAEARLGQIASDVFKVYYLGLDPGARMLWVCLDTAVKNRAVSAVNIAFALLPDEQLYDALLAQKLPARPTTQPQAIARVESAILAVKMLEEHHLPRCVECLVGGHSPVPGKPRDPVAAATESLAKVDLSDDPDATAKTRHVASDGDVDKALDYLCRANRITALAIKHIDLAVAVLSRFLDRKELARLAKLTDRGAYLGVEISQPTTSPDPLTLSTWD encoded by the exons ATGGCGCGAGAGCTGAGCAAGGAGAACCTGGAGTGGGTCCTCATGCAGGCCATGATGGCCGCCAAGAACGTGCGCACGCAGCGCGACCGCCTCCTGGAGCTCCACCGCCGCCTGGAGCGCCACCGGgccgcccccgcccccacccCTGCCGACGCCGAGGCCAGGCTCGGGCAGATCGCCTCGGACGTCTTCAAGGTCTACTACCTCGGCCTGGACCCCGGCGCCAGGATGCTCTGGGTCTGCCTCGACACCGCCGTCAAGAACCGCGCCGTCTCCGCCGTCAACATCGCCTTCGCGCTCCTGCCCGACGAGCAGCTCTACGACGCGCTGCTCGCGCAGAAGCTCCCGGCCCGCCCCACCACCCAGCCCCAGGCCATCGCCCGCGTCGAGTCCGCCATCTTGGCCGTCAAGATGCTCGAGGAGCACCACCTCCCGCGCTGCGTCGAGTGCCTCGTCGGCGGCCACTCCCCCGTCCCCGGCAAGCCCCGCGACccggtcgccgccgccaccgagagCCTCGCCAAGGTCGATCTGTCCGACGACCCGGACGCCACCGCCAAGACCCGTCACGTAGCCAGCGATGGCGACGTGGACAAGGCGCTCGACTACCTGTGCCGCGCAAACCGGATCACGGCCCTCGCCATCAAGCACatcgacctcgccgtcgccgtcctcTCCCGCTTCCTCGACCGCAAGGAGCTCGCCCGCCTCGCCAAGTTGACCGACCGTGGCGCCTACCTAGGAGTTGAG ATTAGCCAGCCCACTACTTCACCTGATCCATTGACGCTGTCGACATGGGACTGA